A region from the Bos indicus x Bos taurus breed Angus x Brahman F1 hybrid chromosome 9, Bos_hybrid_MaternalHap_v2.0, whole genome shotgun sequence genome encodes:
- the C9H6orf118 gene encoding uncharacterized protein C6orf118 homolog isoform X2, whose translation MAEDMEPEFYLRWKHCETPGVKTLCNLRTLLNQLQKNHRDDVHMYTSGHLNPNKLYRPPETILYHWPNANRPRESKVFGPERLSDKVKKMKDALAHFTINTAVGPSDAENTPLFRYLNPPSQASHASQEDVSPKAGLREVGSPARPKREELRLPDMKVLKYKEVRSSRECVMSPPGRDEFQYVSSHLAAITKADSYRKFLSFQKQVLAKQDLLMRDFTGSQAARCHEKKLEQEEYELYMLLLLKNHPTEQYKSLLTQVQSLQKGKVKTADVEWAREELRVLMTALRAALDHDDRLRNELEQERVLLEAARNRAESPEKKVVKEENLTLIEKVEKKRCEVLHKWDEIQALERLIKTSFVHTGILQITESKIKSLETETIKLETANKVLMKKIQFIVNFVKQIMGRNKLREEEQQNLWGFIKEFAKLKETDIS comes from the exons ATGGCTGAGGACATGGAGCCTGAAT TTTACCTGAGGTGGAAGCACTGTGAGACACCAGGTGTTAAGACTCTGTGCAATCTGCGGACGCTTCTGAACCAACTGCAGAAAAACCACAGAGATGACGTCCACATGTACACTTCCGGACACCTGAACCCCAACAAGCTCTACAGGCCCCCGGAGACCATCCTGTATCACTGGCCCAATGCCAACAGGCCCCGGGAGTCAAAAGTCTTTGGACCGGAAAGGCTATCTGATAAGGTCAAGAAGATGAAAGATGCTTTGGCTCATTTTACCATCAACACAGCGGTGGGCCCGAGTGATGCTGAGAACACACCGCTCTTCAGGTATCTAAACCCTCCCTCACAGGCCTCCCACGCTTCGCAGGAGGACGTGAGTCCTAAGGCGGGGTTGAGAGAGGTGGGTTCTCCTGCACGGCCAAAGCGAGAGGAGCTGAGATTGCCGGACATGAAGGTTCTGAAGTACAAGGAGGTGAGGTCCAGCCGTGAGTGTGTGATGTCCCCTCCGGGCAGGGACGAGTTCCAGTACGTCAGCTCGCACTTGGCTGCCATAACGAAAGCAGACAGCTACAGGAAGTTCTTGAGCTTCCAGAAACAAGTGCTGGCCAAGCAAGACCTCTTGATGAGGGACTTCACTGGGAGCCAGGCAGCGAGGTGCCATGAGAAGAAGCTGGAGCAG gaagAATATGAACTCTACATGCTATTACTTCTGAAGAACCATCCCACAGAACAGTATAAG TCGTTGCTGACTCAGGTCCAGAGTCTGCAGAAGGGGAAGGTGAAGACGGCGGATGTGGAGTGGGCCAGGGAGGAGCTGAGGGTGCTCATGACTGCCCTCAGAGCGGCCCTGGACCACGACGACAG GCTCAGAAATGAACTGGAGCAGGAGCGTGTACTGCTGGAGGCCGCGAGGAACCGGGCAG aatCACCTGAGAAAAAGGTCGTGAAGGAGGAGAACCTTACTCTTATTGAGAAGGTTGAAAAAAAGAGGTGTGAAGTACTTCATAAATGGGATGAGATTCAAGCTCTTGAAAGACTAATTAAAacaagctttgttcatactggAATTTTGCAAATCACTGAAAGTAAGATCAAAAGCTTAGAG ACTGAAACTATAAAGTTGGAAAcagcaaataaagttttaatgaagaaaattcaG TTTATTGTGAACTTCGTAAAGCAGATCATGGGGAGGAACAAGCTGAGAGAGGAGGAGCAGCA gAACCTTTGGGGATTTATTAAAGAATTtgcaaaattgaaagagactgATATCTCTTAA
- the C9H6orf118 gene encoding uncharacterized protein C6orf118 homolog isoform X1 yields the protein MAEDMEPEFYLRWKHCETPGVKTLCNLRTLLNQLQKNHRDDVHMYTSGHLNPNKLYRPPETILYHWPNANRPRESKVFGPERLSDKVKKMKDALAHFTINTAVGPSDAENTPLFRYLNPPSQASHASQEDVSPKAGLREVGSPARPKREELRLPDMKVLKYKEVRSSRECVMSPPGRDEFQYVSSHLAAITKADSYRKFLSFQKQVLAKQDLLMRDFTGSQAARCHEKKLEQELQKICVCDPEEFNRLQVFGEVFEDICKSSLVFGDILKEIKEEYELYMLLLLKNHPTEQYKSLLTQVQSLQKGKVKTADVEWAREELRVLMTALRAALDHDDRLRNELEQERVLLEAARNRAESPEKKVVKEENLTLIEKVEKKRCEVLHKWDEIQALERLIKTSFVHTGILQITESKIKSLETETIKLETANKVLMKKIQFIVNFVKQIMGRNKLREEEQQNLWGFIKEFAKLKETDIS from the exons ATGGCTGAGGACATGGAGCCTGAAT TTTACCTGAGGTGGAAGCACTGTGAGACACCAGGTGTTAAGACTCTGTGCAATCTGCGGACGCTTCTGAACCAACTGCAGAAAAACCACAGAGATGACGTCCACATGTACACTTCCGGACACCTGAACCCCAACAAGCTCTACAGGCCCCCGGAGACCATCCTGTATCACTGGCCCAATGCCAACAGGCCCCGGGAGTCAAAAGTCTTTGGACCGGAAAGGCTATCTGATAAGGTCAAGAAGATGAAAGATGCTTTGGCTCATTTTACCATCAACACAGCGGTGGGCCCGAGTGATGCTGAGAACACACCGCTCTTCAGGTATCTAAACCCTCCCTCACAGGCCTCCCACGCTTCGCAGGAGGACGTGAGTCCTAAGGCGGGGTTGAGAGAGGTGGGTTCTCCTGCACGGCCAAAGCGAGAGGAGCTGAGATTGCCGGACATGAAGGTTCTGAAGTACAAGGAGGTGAGGTCCAGCCGTGAGTGTGTGATGTCCCCTCCGGGCAGGGACGAGTTCCAGTACGTCAGCTCGCACTTGGCTGCCATAACGAAAGCAGACAGCTACAGGAAGTTCTTGAGCTTCCAGAAACAAGTGCTGGCCAAGCAAGACCTCTTGATGAGGGACTTCACTGGGAGCCAGGCAGCGAGGTGCCATGAGAAGAAGCTGGAGCAG GAGCTCCAGAAAATATGTGTCTGTGACCCTGAAGAGTTCAACAGACTCCAGGTCTTTGGAGAAGTCTTTGAAGATATTTGCAAAAGTTCTTTGGTATTTGGTGATATCTTGAAAGAAATTAAG gaagAATATGAACTCTACATGCTATTACTTCTGAAGAACCATCCCACAGAACAGTATAAG TCGTTGCTGACTCAGGTCCAGAGTCTGCAGAAGGGGAAGGTGAAGACGGCGGATGTGGAGTGGGCCAGGGAGGAGCTGAGGGTGCTCATGACTGCCCTCAGAGCGGCCCTGGACCACGACGACAG GCTCAGAAATGAACTGGAGCAGGAGCGTGTACTGCTGGAGGCCGCGAGGAACCGGGCAG aatCACCTGAGAAAAAGGTCGTGAAGGAGGAGAACCTTACTCTTATTGAGAAGGTTGAAAAAAAGAGGTGTGAAGTACTTCATAAATGGGATGAGATTCAAGCTCTTGAAAGACTAATTAAAacaagctttgttcatactggAATTTTGCAAATCACTGAAAGTAAGATCAAAAGCTTAGAG ACTGAAACTATAAAGTTGGAAAcagcaaataaagttttaatgaagaaaattcaG TTTATTGTGAACTTCGTAAAGCAGATCATGGGGAGGAACAAGCTGAGAGAGGAGGAGCAGCA gAACCTTTGGGGATTTATTAAAGAATTtgcaaaattgaaagagactgATATCTCTTAA